In Pseudomonas glycinae, the DNA window CAGGCAACACACCTTCGTTGACGAGTTGGGTGAGGGCTTGTTGGATCAGCTGGCGAATGGTGTCTTTCATGGTCTTCTCTTTCGACCGCAAGCGCGGCGGCGCATCGATGCGCGGGTGGAAAAACTGGGCATTATCCGTTGCGAAGACGGGCTTGCCAACCTTAGCAGGCAGGATGTGGATGTGTGGTGACAATTCGTCAGCCATCGCTGGCAAGCCAGCCCCCACAAGAGCGACACAATTCGCCTGTGGGAGCTGGCTTGCCAGCGATAGCGATCGATCAATCAATACAAGTCGACGGGGTCGACATCCAGCGACCAGCGCACCGCCCGGCCGCTTGGCATCTGCTCCAGCACCAGCAGCCAGCTCGCCAGCAGTCGGTGTAGCGGCGCCCGGGCCGTGGCCTGTAAAAGAAGCTGCGCGCGGAAACGCCCGGCCCGGCGTTCCATCGGCGCCGGCACGGGTCCCAGCAGTTCAATGCCGGTCAGGCTCTGTTCGGCCAGCAAGCGCTCGGCCTCGCTGCAGGCTTCATCAAGAAAGCCTTCGGCCTGCCCCGGCTTGTGCGCTTCGGCGCGCAACAGCGCCAGATGCGCGAACGGCGGCAGGCCGGCGGCGCGGCGTTCGCTCAGGGCCTGTTCGGCGAAGGCGAAGTAACCCTGCTCGGTCAGTTGCACCAATAAAGGATGGTCGGCCAGATGCGTCTGGATGATCACCTTGCCCGGTTCCTCCGCACGCCCGGCACGCCCGGCAACCTGCACGATCAGCTGCGCCATGCGCTCGCTGGCGCGGAAGTCGCCGGAGAACAGACCGCCGTCGGCATCGAGGATCGACACCAGCGTCACCCGAGGGAAGTGGTGCCCCTTGGCCAACATCTGGGTGCCGACCAGAATGCACGGCTGACCTTTCTGGATCGTGGCGAACAACTGGTTCATCGCGTCCTTGCGCGACGTGCTGTCACGGTCGACGCGCAACACCGGATAGTCCGGGAACAGAATCGCCAGCCGTTCCTCGGCCCGCTCGGTGCCGGCGCCCACGGGGCGCAGATCGACCTTGTTGCACTTCGGGCATTGGCGCGGCACGCGCTCCACGTAACCGCAGTGGTGGCAGCGCAACTCGCCGTAGCGCTGGTGCACGGTCATCCGCGCATCGCAGCGCTGGCATTCGGACATCCAGCCGCAATCGTGGCACAGCAACGTCGGGGCAAACCCCCGGCGGTTGAGGAACACCAGCACCTGCTGGCCGGCGGCGAGGGTCTGGCCGATGGCTTGCTGCATCGGCCCGGAAATGCCGCTGTCCAGTGGACGACTTTTCACGTCCAGGCGCAGGAAGCGTGGCTGTTTGGCGCCGCCGGCACGTTCGTTCAGGCGTAGGAGTCCGTAGCGGCCGGTGTAGGCGTTGTGCAGGCTTTCCAGCGATGGGGTCGCGGAACCGAGCACGATCGGGATGTTTTCCTGCCGCGCCCGCACCAGCGCCAGATCCCGCGCGTGGTAGCGCAGGCCTTCCTGCTGTTTATAGGAGCCGTCGTGTTCTTCGTCGATGATGATCAGACCCGGATTCTTCATCGGGGTGAACAGCGCCGAACGGGTGCCAATAATAATGTCGGCCTCGCCGTCACGGGCGGCGAGCCACGCGTCCAGACGATCACGGTCGTTGACCGCCGAGTGCAGCAAGGCGATGCGGGCGTTGAAGCGTTGCTCGAAGCGGGCGAGGGTCTGCGGGCCGAGGTTGATCTCCGGGATCAGCACCAGCGCCTGTTTGCCGGCCTCAAGGGTTTCGCGGATCAGCTGCAAGTAGACTTCGGTCTTGCCGCTGCCGGTGACCCCGGCCAGCAGGAACGCGTGATAACTGTCGAAACCGGCGCGAATCGCTTCGTATGCGGCGCGCTGCTCGCTGTTGAGCGGCAGCTCGGGCTGGGCCAGCCAGTGTTCATGGCGTGCGCCGGGGGCGTGGCGGCGCACTTCGACTTGCACCAGATCCTTGGCCAGCAGCAGATCGAGGCTGTCCTTGCTCAGCATCAGTTTGCTCAGCAACTGATGGGCGACGCCGTGAGGGTGCTGGGCCAAAGTCGCCAGGGCTTCACGCTGGCGCGGGGCGCGGGCGATGCGCGGGTCGTCGAGGCTGGCGCCGGGAGCGGCGGACCAGAAGCGTTCCTGCCGAACCTCGGCCAGTTCGCCCTGGCGCAACAGCACGGGCAACGCCCAGCTCAGGGTGTCGCCGAGGCTGTGCTGATAATACTGCGCCGTCCACAGGCACAGCTTGAACAGCGCCGGCGGTAGCGGAGCGGTGGCGTCGAGCAGCGCCAGTGCCGGTTTGAGCTTCTCCACCGGCACTTCACTGGTGTCAGTGACTTCCACCAGAATCCCGATCATCTCCCGTCGGCCGAACGGCACCCGCAGGCGCATGCCCGGTTGCAACTGCGAACGCAGCACGCCGGCCGGGGCCCGATAGTCGAACAGGCGGCGCAGGGGCGAAGGCAGGGCGAGGCGCAGAATGGCGTCGGGCACGCGGAGGATTCTCATAGGCGGGGCGGTGGAGAAGGGCGGGAGCCTAGCAGACGGTCGGTCTCAGTGACAGCTTGCGTGATCGGGATTGTCTGGTAGAATCCGCGGCCTAATTACGTGCGGTATTCAACAATCGTGTTGGATGGCGGCACGCCAGCTGAGGAAAACACCATGAAAGCCGATATCCACCCGAATTACCCAGAAGTTGCAGTAACCTGCAGCTGCGGCAACAAGTTCGAAACCCGTTCGACCTTCGGCAAAGCCCTGGCGATCGACGTTTGCAACGAGTGCCACCCGTTCTACACCGGTAAGCAGAAGACTCTGGACACCGGTGGTCGCGTTCAGAAGTTCGCCGACCGTTTCGGTGCTTTCGGCGCGAAAAAGGCCTAAGGCCCTTCATTCTGGAAAACCTCAGCGGCTTTTCCGGTCTGATGAAAAAGGCGTCCCTTGCGGGCGCCTTTTTTGTGTCCGCGATTTGGCTCTCCGCCGCCCAGGCCTTCTGCCCCGCTCCGGCCAGGCTGGACAGCGCCACGGTGCAGCGGGTGGTCGACGGCGACACCCTGCGCCTGAGCGACGGTCGCAATGTGCGGATGATCGGCCTCAATACGCCCGAGCTCGGCAAGCAGGGCCGCAGCGACGAGCCGTTTGCAGTGGCCGCGCGCAAGCGCCTCGAAGCCCTGGTCGCCGAGAGCGACGGGCGGGTCGGCCTGCGACTCGGCGCCGAGTCCAAGGACCGTTACGGCCGCACCCTGGCCCATGTTTTCAGCGCCAGGGGTGAGAATCTCGAAGCGCAGATGCTCGCCGATGGCCTCGGTTTCCAGGTCGCGGTGGCGCCGAATGTCAATCTGGTCGATTGCCAGCAAGCCGCTGAACGCCGCGCGCGAAAGGCCGGGCTTGGCCTGTGGAAGCGCTCACCTGTACTGAAAGCGGAGCAGATCGAGCGCTCGGGTTTCGCGCTGGTCAGCGGTCGTGTGAGCAAGGTTCAGCGCAATCGCGGCGGAATCTGGATCGAGTTGCAGGACAAGCTTGTACTGCGCGTTGCACCCAATCTGCTTGATCGCTTCGACGCCGCCTCTCTGCAGGCGTTGAAGGGCAAGCAGATCGAGGCCCGTGGCTGGGTGGTCGACCGTTCCCGGCGCGGTGGACTGAAATCAGGTCAGGCGCGCTGGCTGTTGCCGCTGACCGATCCTTCGATGCTCCAGCCGTCCCGTTGAATAAAAAGTTGTAGACATTTTTTCTGTCGATTGTGAACAGTCTAACCCTTGTGCGCCGTGGCTCTTGGCCCAAAGTCTTAGGGCAGGGCGCTTGACAGGGGTGACCGGGCAGTCTTGTGGGGACTTTGCGAGGCGCGTATCCTCGCTGACCAGTCTGTCCAACAGTAAAAAGCGGAATGCCAAAATGTCTGATCTGAAAACTGCCGCTCTCGAATATCATGCCAATCCTCGTCCAGGAAAGCTGAGTGTCGAGCTCACCAAGGCCACTGCTACCGCCCGCGACCTGTCGCTGGCCTACAGCCCCGGCGTAGCTGAACCAGTGCGCGAGATCGCCCGCGATCCTGAACTGGCCTACAAGTACACCGGCAAGGGCAACCTGGTTGCAGTCATTTCCGATGGCACCGCGATTCTGGGCCTGGGTAACCTCGGCCCACTGGCTTCCAAGCCAGTCATGGAAGGTAAAGGCGTGCTGTTCAAGCGCTTCGCCGGCATCGACGTCTTCGACATCGAAGTCGACTCCGAAAGCCCGCAAGCCTTCATCGACACCGTAAAACGCATTTCCATCACCTTCGGTGGCATCAACCTGGAAGACATCAAGGCACCTGAGTGCTTTGAGATCGAACGCGCGCTGATCGAGCAGTGCGACATTCCGGTCTTCCACGATGACCAGCACGGCACCGCGATCGTGACCGCTGCGGGCATGATCAACGCCCTGGAAATCGCTGGCAAAACCCTGGCCGACGCCAAGATCGTCTGCCTGGGCGCTGGCGCAGCCGCCATCTCCTGCATGAAATTGCTGGTGAGCATGGGCGCCAAGGTCGAAAACATCTTCATGGTTGACCGTACCGGCGTGATCCACGCTGGCCGTGACGACCTGAACCAGTACAAGGCTGTGTTCGCTCACCCTACCGAGAAACGCACCTTGGACGACGCCATCGAAGGCGCTGACGTATTCGTCGGTCTGTCAGGCCCGAACCTGCTGAGCGCCGAGCAACTCAAGCGCATGGCGGCCAACCCGATCGTCTTCGCCTGCTCCAACCCGGATCCGGAAATCTCCCCGGAACTGGCTCACGCCACCCGTAACGACGTGATCATGGCCACCGGCCGTTCGGACTACCCGAACCAGGTCAACAACGTGCTGGGCTTCCCGTTCATCTTCCGTGGTGCCCTGGACGTTCGCGCCAAGCGCATCAACGAAGAAATGAAGATCGCTGCCGCCAACGCCCTGCGCGAACTGGCCAAGCTGCCGGTTCCTCAGGAAGTGTGCGACGCCTACGGCGGTATCTCCCTGGAATTCGGTCGTGAGTACATCATTCCGAAGCCAATGGACAAGCGCCTGATCACCGTGATCTCCGACGCCGTGGCCAAGGCCGCGATCGAGACTGGTGTGGCGACCCTGCCATATCCGAAGAACTACCCGCTGAAAAGCGTGGATGACGTGTTCAACGGCTAAGCCGTTGTAGCGCTTCAGCCGAAAGCCCCGGTTCGTGAGAGTCGGGGCTTTTTTTTGTGCCTGTTGATTTTGGGGTGATCTTTAGGGCCTCTTCGCGGGAAGGCCCGCTCCCACAGGGTTTTGTGGCGTTCACAAATGGAGCGCACACCCGGTTGCTGTGGGAGCGGGCTTGCCCGCGAAGAGGCCGGCTCAGACAACACAAAATGAACAGGCAATAAAAAGCCCCGCACTTCAATCGAAGGCGGGGCTTTTTGGCGGATCAGGATCAGAACAAATCGATCGGCGCCTGTTCATCCGCCGGCAGCGGACTGCCCGGTACGGCGCCATTGCCGATCTCGTTGACCGACGGCGGCGTGTCCTCAGCCTTGAACAGCTCGAAGTACGCACCCGGTGTGCTCGGCGATGCCGCGCGACCGCTGACCGGGTCCACCCGCAGGCTGAGGATGCCTTCCGGCTCCGGCTGGACATGCGGTGGCTTGTCCTTGAGCGCGGCGGCCATGTAGTTCATCCAGATCGGCAGTGCCACGGTGCCGCCGAATTCCCGGCGACCGAGGCTTTCCGGCTGGTCGAAACCGGTCCACACGGTGGTCACGTAGTCGGCGTTGTAGCCGGAGAACCACGCATCCTTGGATTCGTTGGTGGTACCGGTCTTGCCGGCGATGTCGCTGCGGCCCAGAGCCAGTGCGCGCCGGCCGGTGCCAAGCTTGATCACGTCCTGCAGCATGCTGTTGAGGATGTAGGTGGTACGGCCATCGACGATGCGCTCGGCGACGGCTGGTGCTTGGGGCACGGCAGCGTTGCCCGGCGCTTCACCTGGAACCGGCGCTGCATTGACGGTGAACGCCTGGGTGGCGGGTGCGGCAATGCCGTCGGTAGCTGCGGCGCCCTGCGGTACGGTCGGCGGGTTGGCGACGAACAGCGTATCGCCGTTGCGGCTTTCGATCTTGTCGATGATGTACGGGGTG includes these proteins:
- a CDS encoding primosomal protein N' → MPDAILRLALPSPLRRLFDYRAPAGVLRSQLQPGMRLRVPFGRREMIGILVEVTDTSEVPVEKLKPALALLDATAPLPPALFKLCLWTAQYYQHSLGDTLSWALPVLLRQGELAEVRQERFWSAAPGASLDDPRIARAPRQREALATLAQHPHGVAHQLLSKLMLSKDSLDLLLAKDLVQVEVRRHAPGARHEHWLAQPELPLNSEQRAAYEAIRAGFDSYHAFLLAGVTGSGKTEVYLQLIRETLEAGKQALVLIPEINLGPQTLARFEQRFNARIALLHSAVNDRDRLDAWLAARDGEADIIIGTRSALFTPMKNPGLIIIDEEHDGSYKQQEGLRYHARDLALVRARQENIPIVLGSATPSLESLHNAYTGRYGLLRLNERAGGAKQPRFLRLDVKSRPLDSGISGPMQQAIGQTLAAGQQVLVFLNRRGFAPTLLCHDCGWMSECQRCDARMTVHQRYGELRCHHCGYVERVPRQCPKCNKVDLRPVGAGTERAEERLAILFPDYPVLRVDRDSTSRKDAMNQLFATIQKGQPCILVGTQMLAKGHHFPRVTLVSILDADGGLFSGDFRASERMAQLIVQVAGRAGRAEEPGKVIIQTHLADHPLLVQLTEQGYFAFAEQALSERRAAGLPPFAHLALLRAEAHKPGQAEGFLDEACSEAERLLAEQSLTGIELLGPVPAPMERRAGRFRAQLLLQATARAPLHRLLASWLLVLEQMPSGRAVRWSLDVDPVDLY
- the rpmE gene encoding 50S ribosomal protein L31; the protein is MKADIHPNYPEVAVTCSCGNKFETRSTFGKALAIDVCNECHPFYTGKQKTLDTGGRVQKFADRFGAFGAKKA
- a CDS encoding thermonuclease family protein — its product is MKKASLAGAFFVSAIWLSAAQAFCPAPARLDSATVQRVVDGDTLRLSDGRNVRMIGLNTPELGKQGRSDEPFAVAARKRLEALVAESDGRVGLRLGAESKDRYGRTLAHVFSARGENLEAQMLADGLGFQVAVAPNVNLVDCQQAAERRARKAGLGLWKRSPVLKAEQIERSGFALVSGRVSKVQRNRGGIWIELQDKLVLRVAPNLLDRFDAASLQALKGKQIEARGWVVDRSRRGGLKSGQARWLLPLTDPSMLQPSR
- a CDS encoding malic enzyme-like NAD(P)-binding protein; this encodes MSDLKTAALEYHANPRPGKLSVELTKATATARDLSLAYSPGVAEPVREIARDPELAYKYTGKGNLVAVISDGTAILGLGNLGPLASKPVMEGKGVLFKRFAGIDVFDIEVDSESPQAFIDTVKRISITFGGINLEDIKAPECFEIERALIEQCDIPVFHDDQHGTAIVTAAGMINALEIAGKTLADAKIVCLGAGAAAISCMKLLVSMGAKVENIFMVDRTGVIHAGRDDLNQYKAVFAHPTEKRTLDDAIEGADVFVGLSGPNLLSAEQLKRMAANPIVFACSNPDPEISPELAHATRNDVIMATGRSDYPNQVNNVLGFPFIFRGALDVRAKRINEEMKIAAANALRELAKLPVPQEVCDAYGGISLEFGREYIIPKPMDKRLITVISDAVAKAAIETGVATLPYPKNYPLKSVDDVFNG